In a genomic window of Pseudomonas oryzihabitans:
- a CDS encoding curli assembly protein CsgF: MKAHAWRALPLAWMLGTLPAWATELVYTPVNPSFGGNPLNGTYLLNNATAQDRHKDPDLRSSSSSQSALERFTSQLESRLLSQVLTDIKDGNSGSLSTDQFIVNIIDDSGNLTVQITDRGTGEISEISVNGFNQP; encoded by the coding sequence ATGAAGGCGCACGCTTGGAGAGCCCTGCCCCTGGCCTGGATGCTGGGTACGCTGCCAGCGTGGGCGACCGAACTGGTCTACACCCCGGTGAATCCGTCCTTTGGCGGCAATCCGCTCAACGGCACCTACCTGCTGAACAACGCCACCGCCCAGGATCGCCACAAGGACCCGGACCTGCGCAGCAGCAGTAGCAGCCAGTCGGCCCTGGAGCGCTTCACCAGCCAGCTGGAATCGCGACTGCTGTCCCAGGTGCTGACCGACATCAAGGACGGCAATTCCGGCTCGCTCTCCACCGACCAGTTCATCGTCAACATCATCGACGACTCCGGCAACCTCACCGTGCAGATCACCGATCGCGGCACCGGCGAGATTTCGGAAATCTCCGTCAACGGCTTCAATCAACCCTGA